One stretch of Paenibacillus sp. AN1007 DNA includes these proteins:
- the murD gene encoding UDP-N-acetylmuramoyl-L-alanine--D-glutamate ligase, protein MNHPETYRGQQVVVLGLAKSGVQVAKVLHRAGADVIVNDKKDREQCPEASELEALGISVVCGGHPDDLIHSDVKLVVKNPGIPYHAPPVQQALELGIEVVTEVEVAYHLCGAPIIGITGSNGKTTTTTWVGNMLNQAGLKPIVAGNIGTPLCEAAEQAASDNWMVVELSSFQLKGTVEFRPRIAALLNVAETHLDYHGGMEDYVASKAKLFANQQPDDIAILNWDDAVCRELVPYIKARLIPFSLTEKLETGVYADPPYVDGEEDDVRRQLIYADGSGSKHMIIDADDVGIPGRFNVGNALAAAAIAIAAGADPSQLAAPLADFKGVEHRLEYVLEHNGSVYYNNSKATNSKATVMALNSFKEPVVLIAGGLDRGSDMMELLPVFEERVKALVVLGENRAKIAKVAELAGLKQIKVVDNEEDAARTLTAAVQEAAGLAEPGDVVLLSPACASWDMFASYEERGRIFKEAAHNL, encoded by the coding sequence ATGAACCATCCAGAAACATATCGCGGACAACAAGTGGTTGTGCTTGGGCTGGCCAAGAGCGGCGTACAAGTTGCCAAGGTACTGCATCGTGCCGGGGCTGACGTAATCGTAAACGATAAAAAAGACAGGGAACAGTGTCCCGAAGCTTCCGAATTGGAGGCTTTGGGAATTTCTGTTGTATGCGGGGGGCATCCGGATGATCTCATTCATAGCGATGTGAAGCTGGTCGTCAAAAACCCGGGTATCCCTTACCATGCGCCTCCTGTGCAGCAGGCACTTGAACTGGGGATTGAAGTGGTGACCGAGGTAGAGGTAGCCTATCACCTCTGCGGGGCACCTATAATCGGCATTACCGGTTCCAACGGAAAAACGACAACAACAACGTGGGTAGGAAATATGCTGAATCAAGCAGGATTGAAACCTATCGTTGCCGGTAATATTGGGACACCTCTCTGTGAAGCGGCTGAACAAGCTGCATCCGACAACTGGATGGTCGTGGAGCTGAGCAGCTTCCAGCTCAAAGGCACGGTGGAGTTTCGTCCGCGCATTGCTGCGCTGCTTAACGTAGCAGAGACCCATTTGGATTATCACGGGGGCATGGAGGATTATGTAGCTTCCAAAGCAAAGCTGTTTGCCAACCAGCAGCCGGATGACATCGCCATTCTCAATTGGGATGATGCAGTATGCCGCGAACTTGTTCCATATATCAAGGCCAGATTGATTCCGTTCTCGTTGACGGAAAAACTGGAAACAGGCGTGTATGCTGATCCACCCTATGTAGATGGGGAAGAAGATGATGTGAGACGTCAGTTAATTTACGCGGATGGCAGCGGCAGTAAGCATATGATTATTGATGCGGATGACGTTGGCATACCTGGTCGCTTTAATGTGGGAAACGCGCTGGCTGCGGCAGCCATCGCAATCGCAGCTGGTGCTGACCCGTCACAGCTTGCGGCTCCGCTTGCCGATTTTAAGGGCGTCGAACATCGACTGGAGTACGTCCTTGAGCATAACGGCTCCGTGTATTATAACAATTCGAAAGCCACCAATTCGAAAGCCACAGTGATGGCACTGAATTCCTTCAAGGAACCTGTTGTCCTGATTGCTGGCGGGCTGGATCGCGGTTCGGATATGATGGAACTGCTGCCGGTATTCGAGGAGCGTGTCAAGGCGCTGGTGGTCCTTGGTGAAAACCGGGCTAAGATTGCTAAAGTCGCTGAGCTTGCTGGATTAAAGCAAATTAAGGTCGTCGATAATGAGGAGGACGCTGCCCGTACATTGACGGCTGCCGTTCAGGAAGCAGCAGGGTTGGCTGAACCGGGGGATGTTGTTTTATTATCGCCTGCATGTGCAAGCTGGGACATGTTTGCCTCCTATGAAGAACGGGGACGCATTTTTAAAGAGGCGGCGCATAACTTGTAA